Proteins co-encoded in one Aethina tumida isolate Nest 87 chromosome 7, icAetTumi1.1, whole genome shotgun sequence genomic window:
- the LOC109595274 gene encoding nonsense-mediated mRNA decay factor SMG9 isoform X1, whose translation MSERGKYHKKKLFQRDQSFGRGIFNNKSDSYGGSKYEKDSKDISADTKIKQPTILLKTREPHDEAGASPKRNKKDSEPSVTLIPSVPKDPEPVAAPKIMTKSEKLLEDGVLCNESIQEYLQENNDFLVVGVIGTHGVGKSTIMNFLSQKSVTEEFKKSIFKNNINLSECEEFSDHSFAEDDNEIFKVQSESDLENNVNATHGVDIFITSNRVILLDCQPFNSVAVLEDLIKHENKRTSLVSEFIPIENSGEIQGLQLAAFLMSVCHVLIVVQDWFFDCNVVRFLQSAEMLKPTISNPEDELTEHFPNLLLIHNKAQLEDFSPSKFKSMQKIYRELFSKTKLHIDTHMGLGTGRIINYLNPESCGAPINLFLIPDIDPYTKLVYNGHPSIEELFKKLKSNILGSTRNALTHVQLTEKTWLVYCTKVWDTVKKSPFFVEYTKLMP comes from the exons atgtcgGAACGGGGAAAATATCACAAGAAGAAATTATTCCAAAGG GATCAAAGTTTTGGAAGaggaattttcaataataaatcagaCAGTTACGGTGGGTCTAAATACGAAAAAGATTCCAAAGACATATCTGcagatacaaaaattaaacaacctactattttattaaaaacaagagAACCACATGATGAGGCTGGTGCCTCACCGAAACGCAATAAAAAAGATTCTGAACCTTCTGTTACTTTAATTCCTTCAGTTCCAAAGGATCCAGAAC ctGTAGCTGCTCCtaaaataatgacaaaatCTGAGAAACTCCTAGAGGATGGTGTGTTATGCAATGAAAGCATACAGGAGTATCTGCAAGAAAACAATGACTTTCTAGTAGTTGGAGTAATAGGCACACATGGAGTAGGAAAATCAACAATAATGAATTTCTTGTCTCAAAAGAGTGTAACTGAAGAATtcaagaaatcaatatttaaaaataacataaacctGAGTGAATGTGAAGAATTTTCAGATCACTCATTTGCAGAAGatgacaatgaaatatttaaagtacaaTCTGAAAGTGACTTAGAAAACAATGTTAATGCAACTCATGgagttgatatatttattacttcaaatagg gtGATTTTGTTGGACTGCCAGCCATTCAACTCTGTGGCAGTTCTGGAAGACCTTATCAAACATGAAAATAAGCGAACAAGTTTGGTCAGTGAGTTTATACCAATTGAAAACAGTGGTGAAATTCAAGGGCTGCAACTTGCTGCATTTTTAATGTCAGTTTGCCATGTGTTGATAGTAGTACAAGATTGGTTCTTTGACTGCAATGTAGTGAGATTTCTGCAAAGTGCTGAAATGCTTAAGCCAACAATTTCTAATCCTGAGGATGAATTGACTGAGCATTTTCCAAATCTGTTACTCATTCACAATAAGGCTCAACTGGAAGATTTCTCTcctagtaaatttaaatcaatgcaAAAG atATACAGAGAGTTATTCAGCAaaactaaattacatatagacACTCACATGGGATTAGGAACTGGACGGATTATCAATTACCTCAATCCAGAGAGCTGTGGGGctccaattaatttatttttaatacctgACATTGACCCATATACAA aattggtTTATAATGGACATCCCTCAATAGAAGAacttttcaaaaagttaaaaagtaacattttGGGTTCGACAAGAAACGCTCTTACACACGTACAGTTAACGGAAAAAACTTGGCTGGTTTACTGTACAAAGGTCTGGGACACTGTAAAAAAGAGTCCATTTTTTGTGGAGTACACGAAATTAATGCCTTAG
- the LOC109595274 gene encoding nonsense-mediated mRNA decay factor SMG9 isoform X2, whose translation MSERGKYHKKKLFQRDQSFGRGIFNNKSDSYGGSKYEKDSKDISADTKIKQPTILLKTREPHDEAGASPKRNKKDSEPSVTLIPSVPKDPEPAPKIMTKSEKLLEDGVLCNESIQEYLQENNDFLVVGVIGTHGVGKSTIMNFLSQKSVTEEFKKSIFKNNINLSECEEFSDHSFAEDDNEIFKVQSESDLENNVNATHGVDIFITSNRVILLDCQPFNSVAVLEDLIKHENKRTSLVSEFIPIENSGEIQGLQLAAFLMSVCHVLIVVQDWFFDCNVVRFLQSAEMLKPTISNPEDELTEHFPNLLLIHNKAQLEDFSPSKFKSMQKIYRELFSKTKLHIDTHMGLGTGRIINYLNPESCGAPINLFLIPDIDPYTKLVYNGHPSIEELFKKLKSNILGSTRNALTHVQLTEKTWLVYCTKVWDTVKKSPFFVEYTKLMP comes from the exons atgtcgGAACGGGGAAAATATCACAAGAAGAAATTATTCCAAAGG GATCAAAGTTTTGGAAGaggaattttcaataataaatcagaCAGTTACGGTGGGTCTAAATACGAAAAAGATTCCAAAGACATATCTGcagatacaaaaattaaacaacctactattttattaaaaacaagagAACCACATGATGAGGCTGGTGCCTCACCGAAACGCAATAAAAAAGATTCTGAACCTTCTGTTACTTTAATTCCTTCAGTTCCAAAGGATCCAGAAC CTGCTCCtaaaataatgacaaaatCTGAGAAACTCCTAGAGGATGGTGTGTTATGCAATGAAAGCATACAGGAGTATCTGCAAGAAAACAATGACTTTCTAGTAGTTGGAGTAATAGGCACACATGGAGTAGGAAAATCAACAATAATGAATTTCTTGTCTCAAAAGAGTGTAACTGAAGAATtcaagaaatcaatatttaaaaataacataaacctGAGTGAATGTGAAGAATTTTCAGATCACTCATTTGCAGAAGatgacaatgaaatatttaaagtacaaTCTGAAAGTGACTTAGAAAACAATGTTAATGCAACTCATGgagttgatatatttattacttcaaatagg gtGATTTTGTTGGACTGCCAGCCATTCAACTCTGTGGCAGTTCTGGAAGACCTTATCAAACATGAAAATAAGCGAACAAGTTTGGTCAGTGAGTTTATACCAATTGAAAACAGTGGTGAAATTCAAGGGCTGCAACTTGCTGCATTTTTAATGTCAGTTTGCCATGTGTTGATAGTAGTACAAGATTGGTTCTTTGACTGCAATGTAGTGAGATTTCTGCAAAGTGCTGAAATGCTTAAGCCAACAATTTCTAATCCTGAGGATGAATTGACTGAGCATTTTCCAAATCTGTTACTCATTCACAATAAGGCTCAACTGGAAGATTTCTCTcctagtaaatttaaatcaatgcaAAAG atATACAGAGAGTTATTCAGCAaaactaaattacatatagacACTCACATGGGATTAGGAACTGGACGGATTATCAATTACCTCAATCCAGAGAGCTGTGGGGctccaattaatttatttttaatacctgACATTGACCCATATACAA aattggtTTATAATGGACATCCCTCAATAGAAGAacttttcaaaaagttaaaaagtaacattttGGGTTCGACAAGAAACGCTCTTACACACGTACAGTTAACGGAAAAAACTTGGCTGGTTTACTGTACAAAGGTCTGGGACACTGTAAAAAAGAGTCCATTTTTTGTGGAGTACACGAAATTAATGCCTTAG
- the LOC109595263 gene encoding larval cuticle protein A2B-like encodes MAFKILIFAILLAVASAGVLPAAPVSYATAPVYAKPGVAVAQPEDYDPNPQYSYGYDVQDGLTGDAKSQTESRSGDVVQGSYSLVDPDGTKRTVEYTADPVNGFNAVVHREPLAVKAAPVAYASPVVKAYGH; translated from the exons ATGGCTTTTAAG ATCTTAATTTTCGCCATCCTCCTCGCCGTGGCCAGCGCCGGAGTGTTGCCGGCCGCGCCCGTCTCCTACGCCACCGCCCCCGTCTACGCCAAACCGGGCGTGGCGGTCGCCCAGCCGGAGGACTACGACCCGAACCCGCAATACTCCTACGGGTACGACGTCCAGGACGGTCTCACAGGCGACGCCAAGAGCCAAACCGAATCTCGTAGCGGTGACGTTGTGCAGGGAAGTTACTCCCTCGTAGATCCCGACGGTACCAAACGTACCGTCGAGTACACTGCCGATCCGGTCAACGGATTCAATGCGGTGGTGCACAGGGAACCGCTGGCTGTGAAAGCCGCCCCCGTAGCTTATGCTAGTCCGGTTGTTAAAGCTTATGGACActag
- the LOC109595277 gene encoding inositol-tetrakisphosphate 1-kinase produces the protein MPQNKRLAICMSDKKLQKLNLKEFGEICNKHGFDVFKLDLDDNIEKQEPFCVLLHKLTDTIVAANEGDLKQRYMLTNIENYIEEHPGLKVIDPLPSLRNLLDRYITYSIINSTNLHLNNVFTPNFCVLKSPDLSVIKDQLKKSNITYPFLCKAVQGHGSEISHQMSIIFNEDGLKNCRIPSVVQSFIRHNAVLYKIFTVGDKHSCVERPSLKNYKACDSETIFFDSAVVSKAGSQSELSILDPEEMICKVQPNPEIIDIISESLRKAFEMDLLGIDVIIEKDSGKYWIIDVNAFPGYDGFPNFYECLIECVKKKL, from the exons ATGCCACAAAATAAACGTTTAGCCATTTGTATGTCCGATAAGAAACTGCAAAAGCTAAATTTAAAGGAATTTGGTGAAATTTGTAACAAACATGGATTTGATGTATTTAAA TTGGATCTAGATGATAATATAGAGAAGCAAGAACCTTTTTGTGTGCTTCTGCACAAGTTAACTGACACAATAGTTGCAGCAAATGAAGGTGATCTCAAG caAAGGTATATGTTAACTAACATTGAAAACTACATAGAGGAACATCCTGGTTTGAAAGTAATAGACCCATTACCAAGTCTTCGTAATCTGCTAGATAGATACATAACatatagtataataaattcaactaatttgcatttaaataatgtgtttaCACCAAATTTTTGCGTATTAAAATCCCCCGACCTTTCGGTCATTaaagatcaattaaaaaagtcaaatataACATATCCATTTTTATGCAAGGCTGTACAAGGACATGGCTCTGAAATATCACATCAAATGtccattatatttaatgaggATGGccttaaaaattgtagaattcCGTCAGTGGTTCAAAGTTTTATAAGACACAATGccgttttgtataaaatatttactgtagGTGATAAACATTCCTGTGTGGAGAGACCttcattgaaaaattacaaagCTTGTGATAgtgaaactatattttttgatagtgCGGTCGTTTCAAAAGCCGGCTCTCAAAGTGAATTGTCAATACTTGATCCAGAGGAAATGATTTGTAAAGTACAACCTAATCCTGAAATTATAGATATAATTTCAGAGAGTCTGAGGAAAGCTTTTGAAATggatttgttaggaatagatGTGATTATTGAAAAAGACTCAGGGAAGTATTGGATCATTGATGTAAATGCATTTCCAG GATACGACGGGTTTCCgaatttttatgaatgtttGATTGAATGcgttaaaaagaaattgtga
- the LOC109595254 gene encoding uncharacterized protein LOC109595254, with amino-acid sequence MYEKHREMMCRTCPMAEHTKSYKIGSPILAAISNFSLAKKLHKENLEHEPLPDTIAHKMYRKLQMQRNGIDPGLAIDAENQVTGIGWKEHGAYGPTRCTKMRVFRPKTCIHNKIINEHENRPSSVSSFDRKWRFIRQSKVSPIDLAICWDLSPENPDDEPVRPKHIDGSNGSEAPAVFTLVHTPKENDLGVIKEPKCDGIHGCGPLFEHRNECDDIKNNFFERPKTSSEKSSKSSSASSKKRAKSATNLIDEEIASESSQKSFHKSVPDLKAIKDIQAECKDCSKPVKKKKNKYCQACQKKPVPWKENKPKNEFKMAFKAGLAHKNRKRVDYPDHWRLASVYQQSYKPIELRKRPLLATVYN; translated from the exons ATGTACGAAAAACATAGAGAAATGATGTGCAGAACATGCCCAATGGCCGAACACACTAAAAGTTACAAAATTGGCTCACCAATATTGGCagcgatttcaaatttcagtcTGGCCAAGAAACTTCACAAGGAAAACTTGGAACACGAACCTCTGCCAGACACCATAGCTCATAAAATGTATCGCAAATTGCAAATGCAACGGAACGGCATAGACCCAGGATTAGCAATTGACGCAGAAAACCAAGTGACAGGCATAGGTTGGAAGGAACATGGGGCGTACGGTCCAACTAGATGCACGAAAATGCGCGTGTTCAGACCGAAGACTTGCATCCACAACAAAATCATCAATGAACACGAAAATAGACCTAGCAGTGTTAGTAGCTTCGATAGGAAATGGCGCTTCATAAGGCAAAGTAAAGTATCGCCGATAGACTTGGCAATTTGCTGGGACTTGAGTCCTGAAAACCCCGACGATGAACCAGTTAGACCAAAACACATCGACGGATCAAACGGGTCTGAAGCGCCAGCAGTTTTCACCCTGGTACACACGCCAAAGGAAAACGATCTAGGGGTAATTAAAGAGCCGAAATGTGATGGAATACACGGCTGTGGACCTTTGTTTGAGCACAGGAACGAATGCGACGACATTAAGAATAATTTCTTTGAGAGACCCAAAACAAGTTCGGAAAAAAGCAGTAAGTCGAGCTCTGCTTCGAGCAAGAAACGCGCAAAAAGTGCCACGAATTTAATTGATGAAGAAATTGCATCAGAATCATCACAAAAATCTTTTCATAAAAGTGTGCCAGATTTAAAGGCTATAAAAGACATACAAGCCGAATGCAAGGATTGTTCAAAGCctgttaaaaagaaaaagaacaaATACTGCCAAGCCTGTCAAAAGAAACCAGTTCCGTGGAAAGAGAACAAGCCCAAAAACGAATTCAAAATGGCTTTTAAGGCTGGTTTGGCTCACAAA AATCGGAAAAGAGTGGATTACCCGGACCATTGGCGCTTGGCGAGTGTTTATCAACAGTCGTACAAGCCCATCGAATTAAGAAAGAGACCGTTATTAGCAAccgtatataattaa
- the LOC109595262 gene encoding serine/threonine-protein kinase RIO1: MISEEELYCDADEVNLNNLVIDDPKDSPTVEDYDDLDEYNSEEYEEYDDDDKPVANTFRANPQQSTFRPTNFQTSDNLMTKYSNKINLNDLPRHATNLLVETQKRIENNRIRTKDKRDRATVEKAIDGTTRIILFKLLDRNIISEINGCISTGKEANVYYASLDSDKEFAIKVYKTSILEFKDRQKYVEGEFRYRHGYCKHNPRKMVRTWAEKEMRNLRRMFSNGINVPEPILLRSHVLLMRFVGKNGWPAPILKDVELNQSKARKIYREIVVILWKMYNVCKLVHGDLSEFNIMYHNGEVCIIDVSQSVEHDHPRAFDFLRSDCKNITDFFQKKGVATMTVKELFIFTTDPSINEENMEECLDKLSELASERTEMTSSEQIEEEVFQKAYIPKRLTEVIDFERDIRKAKSGEGEELIYKTVVGLKSDLSGTIQQPEILENEESSEEEESEGSDSEEGEKKSGFVDSSRPKDETAEEKKNRKKAVKEAKAEKRKVKIKKHIKKRNMKK, translated from the exons ATGATCTCTGAAGAAGAATTGTATTGTGACGCTGATGAAGTGAATCTTAACAATTTAGTAATTGATGATCCCAAAGACAGTCCAACTGTTGAAGATTACGATGATTTAGATGAATACAACTCTGAAGAATATGAAGAATACGACGATGACGACAAACCAGTCGCAAACACATTCCGTGCAAATCCTCAACAGTCTACTTTCAGACCAACGAATTTCCAAACAAGTGACAATCTAATGACCAAATACTCCAATAAGATAAACCTGAACGATCTTCCAAGACATGCAACAAATTTACTAGTAGAAACACAGAAACGTATTGAAAACAACAGGATAAGAACGAAAGATAAACGTGACCGTGCAACTGTTGAGAAAGCAATAGATGGTACCAcaagaataattttgtttaaactccTTGATCGGAATATAATCTCTGAAATTAATGGTTGCATATCAACAGGGAAGGAAGCAAATGTTTATTATGCATCTTTAGATTCAGACAAAGAGTTTGCTATAAAAGTCTACAAAACTTCAATTTTGGAATTCAAGGATAGACAGAAATATGTGGAGGGTGAATTTAGGTATCGACATGGTTATTGTAAGCACAATCCAAGGAAGATGGTGAGAACTTGGGCAGAAAAAGAAATGAGAAACTTAAGAAGAATGTTCTCTAATGGCATAAACGTGCCAGAACCTATATTATTAAGGTCCCATGTGTTACTAATGAGATTTGTTGGTAAAAATGGATGGCCAGCACCAATATTAAAGGATGTTGAACTTAATCAGTCAAAGGCAAGAAAAATCTACAGagaaattgttgttattttgtgGAAGATGTATAATGTGTGCAAATTAGTACATGGTGATCTATCAGAGTTCAATATAATGTATCACAATGGAGAAGTTTGTATAATTGACGTTTCACAGTCTGTGGAGCATGATCATCCTCGTGCCTTTGATTTCTTAAGGTCTGATTGCAAGAATATAAcagatttttttcaaaagaaaGGAGTAGCAACAATGACAGTTaaggaattatttattttcacaacAGATCCTtcaataaatgaagaaaacaTGGAGGAATGCCTTGATAAATTGTCAGAACTTGCTTCTGAAAGGACCGAAATGACTTCTTCTGAACAG attgaaGAAGAAGTTTTCCAAAAAGCTTATATTCCAAAGAGATTAACTGAAGTTATTGATTTTGAAAGGGATATAAGAAAGGCAAAATCTGGTGAAGGGGAAGAGTTGATTTACAAAACTGTAGTAGGTTTGAAATCAGACTTAAGTGGCACAATACAACAACCTGAGATATTAGAAAATGAAGAGAGTTCAGAGGAGGAAGAGTCTGAAGGAAGTGATTCAGAGGAAGGTGAGAAAAAAAGTggttttgttgattcatctaGACCCAAAGATGAAACTGCTGAAGAGAAGAAAAACAGGAAAAAAGCTGTTAAAGAAGCAAAAGCTGAGAAGAGGAAAGTAAAAATCAAGAAACATATTAAGAAGAGAAATATGAAGAAGTAA